The following are encoded together in the Gemmatimonadota bacterium genome:
- a CDS encoding PspA/IM30 family protein, translating into MGIFSRLSTLIKSNVNDIISKSEDPEKMLNQIILDMRDQLAKAKREVASAIADERKLKGQLDAEVKAVREWQHRAELAIRKGRDDMARQALVRQQEHAERHQMLDRTWRAQAAETENLKNSLRALNEKIEEAKRKRNLLIAKQKRAQAQKRIHQTMSGLSNTSAFEAFNRMADKIEEEERQAVAQAEVTEAITGDTLETEFVRLEAGSADAGTEDRLLALKSKMGLLPEGTAERKQLGAGDAAAADAESASAIPLGSGAGDASASNDGQDSTGAQGPAQNALSEAELISQFDRLDGDAGSG; encoded by the coding sequence ATGGGCATCTTTTCACGCCTCTCGACGCTGATCAAGTCCAACGTCAACGACATCATCTCGAAGTCGGAAGACCCCGAGAAGATGCTCAACCAGATCATCCTGGACATGCGCGACCAGTTGGCCAAGGCGAAGCGCGAAGTCGCGTCCGCCATCGCCGACGAACGCAAGCTAAAGGGCCAGCTCGACGCCGAGGTCAAGGCGGTCCGGGAATGGCAGCACAGAGCCGAGCTCGCGATCCGCAAAGGTCGGGACGACATGGCGAGGCAGGCGCTGGTCCGCCAGCAGGAGCACGCCGAGCGTCACCAGATGCTGGATCGGACCTGGAGGGCGCAGGCTGCGGAGACCGAGAACCTGAAGAATTCGCTCAGGGCTCTCAACGAGAAGATCGAGGAGGCGAAGCGCAAGCGAAACCTTCTCATCGCCAAGCAGAAGCGAGCTCAGGCCCAGAAGCGGATCCACCAGACCATGTCCGGCCTCTCCAACACCTCGGCGTTCGAGGCCTTCAACCGCATGGCCGACAAGATCGAGGAGGAGGAGCGACAGGCGGTCGCGCAGGCGGAGGTCACCGAGGCCATCACAGGCGATACGCTCGAGACCGAGTTCGTGCGGCTCGAGGCCGGCTCCGCCGACGCCGGCACCGAGGATCGTCTGCTCGCGCTCAAGTCCAAGATGGGCTTGCTGCCCGAGGGGACCGCCGAACGGAAGCAGTTGGGAGCCGGAGACGCTGCTGCCGCCGATGCGGAGTCGGCCAGTGCGATCCCGCTGGGAAGCGGCGCCGGCGACGCGTCGGCCTCGAACGATGGCCAGGATTCGACCGGCGCCCAGGGGCCGGCCCAGAACGCGTTGAGCGAGGCCGAACTCATCTCTCAGTTCGACCGTCTCGACGGTGACGCCGGGAGCGGATGA
- a CDS encoding D-amino acid aminotransferase, which produces MKEPVFFLNGEFLPRSEARISPEDRGFLLSDGVYEVAPFYDGSPFALREHLDRLASGIEWMRIPYDVSRLAGVPGELVRRNGIADAPTALVYLQVTRGAAPRTHFFPPEPVEPTVFGYAKAWDRPEADRWEQGFSAVTVPDLRWGRVDIKTVSLLPNVLAFQRALDLGADDALLVRDGIAIEGAHQNFWGVFDGTAVTHPLTANILPGVTRRLVLELASEAGVPCSERPIAVEEIELADELFFTGTTGEIRPCTEVDGKMVGDGMTGEVTRKLSRLFRAHVERTATGG; this is translated from the coding sequence ATGAAAGAACCTGTCTTCTTCCTCAACGGCGAGTTTCTGCCTAGAAGCGAAGCGCGCATCTCACCCGAGGACCGAGGCTTCCTGCTCTCCGACGGCGTCTACGAGGTCGCTCCCTTCTACGACGGCTCGCCCTTTGCGCTGCGCGAGCACCTCGACCGCTTGGCCTCAGGCATCGAATGGATGCGTATTCCCTACGATGTCTCCAGGCTCGCAGGCGTGCCCGGGGAGCTAGTTCGCCGCAACGGGATCGCCGACGCTCCCACCGCGCTGGTCTACCTCCAAGTGACCCGCGGCGCGGCGCCCCGGACGCACTTCTTTCCCCCGGAGCCCGTCGAACCCACGGTCTTCGGCTATGCGAAGGCCTGGGATCGGCCCGAAGCGGACCGCTGGGAGCAGGGCTTTTCGGCGGTGACCGTTCCCGATCTGCGCTGGGGTCGGGTCGATATCAAGACGGTCTCGCTGCTCCCCAACGTGCTCGCCTTCCAGCGGGCTCTGGATCTCGGCGCCGACGACGCCCTTCTCGTCCGCGACGGCATCGCCATCGAGGGCGCGCACCAGAATTTCTGGGGTGTGTTCGACGGAACGGCGGTCACGCATCCGCTCACCGCCAACATCCTCCCCGGCGTTACCCGCCGTTTGGTTCTGGAGTTGGCGAGCGAGGCCGGCGTCCCATGCTCCGAGCGCCCGATCGCTGTCGAGGAGATCGAACTTGCCGACGAGCTCTTCTTCACGGGGACCACCGGCGAGATCCGCCCTTGCACCGAGGTGGACGGCAAAATGGTAGGCGACGGCATGACGGGCGAGGTGACGCGCAAGCTATCGCGCCTCTTCCGGGCTCACGTCGAGCGTACGGCGACCGGCGGCTAG
- a CDS encoding DUF1343 domain-containing protein — MTSAPPPQLRNLSLGAIFALAVIALFAVVLVVPGDGSRTGGGGSAAAGADEGSRCRGRLCPPLAGDRVHVGAERLLVDSLHLVAGKRVGLITNHTGIVGPAGPAAGETELISTVDVLHGAPGVELAALFGPEHGLRGDAEAGVGVQDGVDVRTGIPVYSLYGAVRRPTPESLSGLDVLLFDMQDVGARYYTYVYTMALAMEAAGELGIPFVVLDRPNPVGAAMQGNILSSGFESFVGMYPVPMRHGMTAGELARAYVGEFGIEVELSVVPLQGWRREMTYSETGLSWTAPSPNMPSEESALAYSGTCLFEGTPLSVGRGTESAFQVIGAPWLDGRELAERLNAYGIAGVRFEAVRFTPGAPGDGKFDGTELGGVRFVAIEAEFDAPRAAVAALIEARALSGDDWSWREGHFDRLAGTDSLRLGVEAGSDLDEITGSWDGGISEFRARIQDYLLY; from the coding sequence ATGACGAGCGCTCCTCCGCCCCAACTGCGCAACCTTTCGCTGGGGGCGATCTTCGCTCTCGCGGTGATCGCCCTGTTCGCGGTGGTGTTGGTCGTGCCCGGCGACGGTTCTCGAACGGGGGGTGGCGGTTCGGCGGCAGCCGGCGCGGATGAAGGGTCGCGCTGCCGTGGGAGGCTTTGTCCACCGCTTGCTGGGGATCGCGTTCATGTCGGCGCCGAGCGGCTGCTCGTCGACTCGCTCCACCTCGTCGCCGGTAAGCGGGTCGGGTTGATCACCAATCACACCGGGATCGTAGGGCCGGCCGGACCCGCCGCAGGAGAGACCGAACTGATCTCGACCGTCGACGTCCTTCACGGGGCGCCGGGAGTGGAGCTGGCCGCCCTCTTCGGCCCGGAGCACGGTCTTCGCGGCGACGCCGAAGCAGGGGTCGGCGTGCAGGACGGCGTGGACGTCCGAACCGGAATTCCGGTCTACTCGCTCTACGGCGCGGTCCGCCGTCCGACCCCCGAGTCGCTGAGCGGCCTCGATGTCCTTCTCTTCGACATGCAGGATGTAGGTGCCCGTTACTACACCTACGTCTACACCATGGCGCTGGCCATGGAGGCCGCCGGCGAGCTCGGGATACCCTTCGTCGTGCTCGACCGCCCGAATCCGGTCGGGGCCGCTATGCAGGGCAACATCCTCTCCTCCGGTTTCGAGAGCTTCGTCGGCATGTACCCTGTGCCTATGCGCCACGGCATGACCGCCGGCGAGCTCGCCCGAGCCTACGTGGGGGAGTTCGGGATCGAAGTGGAGCTCTCGGTCGTGCCTCTGCAAGGCTGGCGGAGGGAGATGACCTACTCCGAGACCGGCCTGTCCTGGACGGCGCCTTCGCCCAACATGCCCAGCGAGGAGAGTGCGCTCGCCTACTCCGGCACCTGTCTCTTCGAGGGGACTCCGCTCTCGGTCGGGCGGGGTACGGAGTCGGCGTTCCAGGTGATCGGCGCCCCCTGGCTCGACGGCCGGGAGCTGGCGGAGCGGCTCAACGCATACGGAATCGCCGGAGTGCGTTTCGAGGCGGTCCGCTTCACGCCGGGCGCACCGGGTGACGGCAAGTTCGACGGGACTGAGCTCGGGGGCGTACGTTTCGTGGCGATCGAAGCCGAGTTCGACGCTCCGAGAGCGGCGGTGGCGGCTCTGATCGAAGCTCGCGCGCTTTCGGGAGACGACTGGAGCTGGCGAGAGGGACATTTCGACCGTCTGGCTGGCACCGATTCGCTCCGTCTCGGCGTAGAGGCGGGATCCGACCTCGACGAGATCACGGGAAGCTGGGACGGTGGGATTTCGGAATTCAGAGCCAGGATCCAAGATTACCTGCTGTACTGA
- a CDS encoding serine hydrolase, whose protein sequence is MKATGALATAAALGWACSPVGVAEAGPIPELDRDGERWVESTMAELSLPELVGQLVIEWIPGGYAAPTSPDFAALERWVTHDRIGGVVPSIGTPHAYVAKLNALQERAEIPLLVTADFENGGPGMRINGSFALPSMLPQGGGTSFPPTMAFGAVGDEIFAHEYGRVTAVEARASGVHLLFAPVLDVNSNPDNPVIASRAFGGEPGLVARMGAAFVRGAREGGAFTTGKHFPGHGDTSVDSHVGLPVIDADRARLDSLELVPFVGAVEAGVDAMMTAHVSLPELLGPYGPPATLSSEVMTDLLRSELGFTGVLFTDALTMRAITDGYGVGEAAVRSLEAGSDVILSPKEVGTAIAAVVAAVETGRVERERVEASVRRILTLKARLGLHRDRFVSLDEVDAHVGTGQHLAFADSVATRSITLARDAEKLVPLSSVSAERTVHVRFTRSSWLWTGRALDAALADRLPDLPTVELDERSDEAAYRRAASLLAAADRALVSVYVHPSRGSDEDALPAPFRDLVNGSARERPTILVSLRSPYLARALPAVTTHLIAWGDDAASERAVARALFGEEAVTGRLPIAIPPDLAIGDGFVREAVRPPVGRVDVEDPLVAAGIVARGSGAAARAQEVTVADPATVGMSGTVLDRIDEIMQAGIADSVASGMAVAVGRRGRLVKLAGYGELAYGSGREVEPTTIWDLASVSKVVGTTTAAMILVDEGRLELDEPVVSYLPWWAEGDDLKREVTVRHLLLHRTGLPPFRRWFTELSGVDAYKDAAAAEPLDGPPGEVTVYSDIGVMTLAWVIEEVAGQPLDRFLEGRVWQPLGMLDTRYRPAAGLRPRIAATEFDEDWRGELVWGRVHDENADAMGGIAGHAGLFSTAVDLSVFARVMLDGGSAPACVPGRIAGEPCPVERNEERRVVGEGTLALFTRAFDSTSTRAHGWDTPSERSSAGDYFSLRSFGHTGYTGTSLWMDPELELWVVLLTNRVHPTRENSRHVPLRRAVHDAAALAVDDREVEPRGSR, encoded by the coding sequence ATGAAGGCGACAGGGGCGCTTGCGACCGCGGCTGCGCTGGGTTGGGCCTGTTCGCCGGTCGGGGTCGCGGAGGCGGGACCGATTCCGGAGCTCGACAGGGACGGCGAGCGCTGGGTGGAGAGCACGATGGCCGAGCTCAGTCTGCCGGAGCTCGTCGGTCAGCTCGTCATCGAATGGATACCCGGAGGATATGCCGCACCGACGAGCCCGGACTTCGCCGCCCTCGAGCGTTGGGTGACTCACGACCGAATCGGCGGCGTCGTCCCGTCCATCGGGACGCCGCATGCCTATGTGGCCAAGCTGAACGCCCTCCAGGAGAGGGCCGAGATTCCACTTCTCGTCACCGCCGACTTCGAGAACGGCGGTCCGGGCATGCGCATCAACGGCTCCTTCGCTCTCCCGTCCATGCTGCCGCAGGGCGGCGGGACCTCCTTCCCGCCCACGATGGCGTTCGGGGCCGTCGGAGACGAGATTTTCGCGCACGAATACGGACGAGTCACCGCAGTGGAGGCCAGGGCGAGCGGCGTACACCTGCTCTTCGCACCGGTACTCGACGTCAACAGCAATCCCGACAACCCGGTGATCGCTTCGCGGGCATTCGGGGGCGAGCCCGGACTCGTGGCTCGCATGGGCGCGGCCTTCGTACGCGGCGCTCGGGAGGGAGGGGCCTTCACCACCGGCAAGCACTTTCCCGGCCACGGCGACACTTCGGTCGATTCCCACGTGGGGCTGCCGGTGATCGATGCCGACCGCGCTCGACTCGACTCGCTCGAACTCGTCCCCTTCGTCGGGGCGGTGGAGGCGGGGGTGGACGCCATGATGACGGCACACGTCTCGCTCCCGGAGCTGCTCGGTCCCTACGGGCCGCCGGCAACCCTCTCGTCCGAGGTGATGACCGATCTGCTTCGCTCCGAGCTCGGCTTCACAGGCGTGCTCTTCACCGACGCGCTCACCATGAGGGCCATCACCGACGGCTATGGGGTCGGCGAGGCCGCAGTGCGCTCGCTGGAGGCCGGATCCGACGTAATTCTTTCGCCCAAGGAGGTCGGAACCGCTATCGCGGCGGTGGTGGCCGCGGTCGAAACCGGGCGCGTCGAGAGAGAGAGAGTGGAGGCGTCCGTGCGCCGGATTCTGACCCTGAAGGCCAGGCTGGGTCTCCATCGCGACCGCTTCGTATCGCTAGACGAGGTGGATGCGCACGTCGGCACGGGCCAACACCTGGCCTTCGCCGACAGCGTCGCGACTCGGTCCATCACGCTGGCTCGGGACGCGGAAAAGCTGGTTCCGTTATCGAGCGTCAGCGCCGAGCGAACCGTACACGTTCGGTTCACGCGCTCCAGCTGGCTCTGGACCGGTCGCGCGCTCGACGCGGCGCTCGCCGACCGCCTGCCCGACCTTCCCACCGTCGAGCTCGACGAACGCAGCGACGAAGCCGCCTACCGCCGGGCGGCCTCCCTCCTGGCGGCGGCCGACCGCGCCCTGGTTTCGGTATACGTGCATCCGTCGCGGGGCTCGGACGAGGACGCCCTGCCCGCACCTTTCCGAGATCTGGTGAACGGCTCGGCTCGCGAGCGACCGACGATACTCGTCTCGCTGCGGAGTCCCTATCTCGCCCGGGCGTTGCCTGCGGTCACCACCCACCTGATCGCCTGGGGAGACGATGCGGCTTCCGAGCGGGCCGTCGCGCGCGCCCTCTTCGGCGAGGAGGCCGTCACAGGCAGGCTGCCCATCGCCATTCCGCCCGATCTGGCCATCGGTGACGGGTTCGTTCGGGAGGCAGTGCGCCCGCCGGTCGGCAGGGTCGACGTGGAGGACCCGTTGGTGGCGGCCGGCATCGTGGCCCGCGGATCGGGGGCGGCGGCACGCGCACAGGAGGTGACGGTCGCGGACCCGGCGACCGTGGGCATGTCCGGCACGGTGCTCGACCGCATAGACGAGATCATGCAGGCCGGCATCGCCGACTCGGTCGCCTCAGGGATGGCCGTGGCCGTCGGCAGGCGCGGCAGGCTGGTCAAACTGGCCGGCTACGGCGAGCTCGCCTACGGAAGCGGTCGGGAGGTGGAGCCGACCACGATCTGGGATCTGGCTTCGGTGTCGAAGGTCGTGGGAACCACCACTGCGGCCATGATCCTCGTGGACGAAGGTCGTCTGGAGCTCGACGAACCCGTGGTGAGCTATCTGCCCTGGTGGGCCGAGGGTGACGACCTCAAGCGGGAGGTCACGGTAAGGCATCTCCTGCTCCACCGCACCGGACTGCCGCCCTTCCGCCGCTGGTTCACCGAGCTTTCGGGCGTGGACGCCTACAAGGACGCCGCCGCCGCAGAACCGCTCGACGGCCCGCCGGGAGAGGTGACTGTCTACTCCGACATCGGCGTGATGACGCTCGCCTGGGTGATCGAGGAGGTAGCCGGACAGCCGCTCGATCGATTTCTGGAAGGCAGGGTCTGGCAGCCGCTGGGTATGCTCGACACCAGATACCGCCCTGCCGCAGGTCTCCGCCCCAGGATCGCGGCGACCGAATTCGACGAGGACTGGCGGGGCGAGCTGGTCTGGGGCAGAGTCCACGACGAGAACGCCGACGCCATGGGTGGAATCGCGGGCCACGCCGGTCTGTTCAGCACCGCCGTCGACCTCTCCGTCTTCGCTCGCGTCATGCTCGACGGCGGGAGCGCGCCTGCCTGCGTCCCGGGAAGGATAGCGGGAGAGCCGTGCCCGGTGGAACGAAACGAGGAGCGGCGCGTCGTGGGCGAGGGGACGCTCGCCCTATTCACGCGGGCCTTCGACTCCACCTCGACCCGCGCCCACGGATGGGACACCCCGTCCGAGAGATCCTCGGCCGGCGACTACTTCAGCTTGCGCTCCTTCGGACACACCGGCTACACCGGGACCTCGCTGTGGATGGACCCGGAACTCGAGCTCTGGGTCGTGCTGCTGACCAATCGGGTGCACCCCACCCGGGAGAACTCCCGCCACGTTCCGCTAAGGCGCGCGGTTCACGATGCGGCGGCGCTCGCCGTCGACGACCGCGAGGTCGAACCCCGAGGGTCGCGCTGA
- a CDS encoding CesT family type III secretion system chaperone yields the protein MVTYDDLESFLIRMDLDYEEVEEGICLVRSGTSGLPVVLHYDDTILLIRMKLIDLPDSLAAEKALYRTLLELNASEVVHGAYAIEGDELILSDTHELETLDFHELQASIESMELAASSHEHTIRRLAGVSSNKEEES from the coding sequence ATGGTAACCTACGACGATCTCGAGAGCTTCCTGATCCGAATGGATCTCGACTACGAGGAGGTGGAAGAAGGCATCTGTCTCGTACGGTCGGGCACGAGCGGCCTCCCCGTCGTGCTTCACTACGACGACACCATCCTACTCATCCGCATGAAGCTCATCGACCTACCCGACTCTCTCGCTGCGGAGAAGGCCCTCTACCGGACCCTGCTCGAGCTCAACGCCAGCGAGGTCGTGCACGGTGCCTACGCCATCGAGGGAGACGAACTGATACTCAGCGACACGCACGAACTCGAGACCCTCGACTTCCACGAGCTCCAGGCCTCGATCGAGTCCATGGAACTGGCAGCGTCGTCTCACGAGCACACCATCCGGAGGCTCGCGGGGGTCTCGAGCAACAAAGAGGAGGAAAGCTGA